From Carnobacterium alterfunditum DSM 5972:
CTATTGCAGAAGTGGACCCTATTCTTAATAAACAAAATAAATCAGTATGGGATCGTGCCAGAGATACGTTTAGTGAATCAGAGGTCGAGAACCCGCTTAAAAAATATAAATTAGATTTTGGAATTACCGAACGATACAATAAAACAATAAAGCATGGTGGTTATGTGATCATCACTGAGGAAACAGAAGCGAACCAAGTGGATCATCATCCAAGAAATAGATCGATAAAAGATAAAGATGATCCCACTTTGCCGACTATTGGTGAGGTATCAGCATCTGTTAAAGGAAAAATCCCGACTGGAAGTAACAAAGGACCTTCGATAGAAGGGATTCCTCTAAAAGAATCTGATGGAACATTCGGTGGGAATCATCCAATCGACAATCCAAGTATGCCTAGAGCACCAGGAACAGACTTGCAACGGGATATTCAAGTAGATAAATGAAAGTGTACCGAAAAGCGAATTGAGACAACTGTCTCAATTCGCTTTTTAGCTTTGATCAAGAAGAACAAAAGCTCCTTAGTTATTGATAGTTTATTGGTAGAAAGTCTGTTAAACTTAATGTCTAAATACATAGATATTAGGGGGAAAAGTTATGCTAGAAGTTAAGAATTTGAAAAAAACTTTCGGAGCACTGACAGCTGTTGATGATATCAGTTTTACGATTCCGGATGGTCAAATTCTAGGTATGATCGGTCAGAATGGAGCAGGAAAAACGACAACTTTTCGGTTGATATTAAACTTTTTAACAGCTGATTCTGGGGAAATTTTATGGAATGGACAACCAATAAAAAAATCAGATTATGATATTATCGGTTATTTACCAGAGGAACGTGGCTTATATCCTAAAGTTTCAATAGAAGATCAAATTATTTATTTTGCACAATTACGAGGGAAATCTAAAAAAGAAATCAAGCCTCAAATAGATAAATGGATGGAAAAGTTTCAAGTTAAAGGAAAGAAAACGGATAAAATCAAATCGTTATCTAAAGGCAACCAACAAAAAATCCAGTTGATTGCTACTCTGATCCATCAGCCTAAGCTCGTTATTTTGGATGAACCGTTTAGTGGATTAGATCCCGTTAATGCTAGTTTATTAGAAGCAGGGATCAAAGAATTGAAAAAGCAAGGAGCATCCGTTATTTTTTCTAGCCACAACATGAATAACGTTGAAGATATCTGTGATCATTTAGTTATGTTACGAGATGGTAAAATGGTATTAGATGGAACAGTTCGCGAAATCAGAGAGCAGTTCGGACGGAAAAAATTATTTTTGGAAACACTAGTTTCTAGTGATGAATTAAAAAAAATGCCAGGAGTATTGAAGGTCGAAACGACAAAGGATGGTTTAAAAGTTCTTGATTTAGAACATCCTGAAGATGGAAAGGCAATTTTTGGAAAAGTGACAAAAAATGGGTATATCACTACTTTCAGTCAGCAGCCACCCACTATAGAAGAAATCTTTAAAATGAAAGCTGGTGAACCTATTGAATAAGTTTTGGGTGATCGTGAGTGATGTCTACAAAAAAAATGTTAAGTCCTTTAGTTTTTTAACAATGGTACTTTCACCTATAGTGATGCTCTTGATCATTGGTGGAGTTGTCTACTTTATCGACCAAACTGAAAATGATACGCCTGAAATTGCTATTTTAACAACTGACCAAGAAGTACAGACGCTATTAGCAACAGAAGAAAATCAATTTACCATCAATAAAGAAATTACAACTAAAGAAGCTGCAGAAGAAGCTATGAAGCAAGAAGAGTTAGATGGTTATTTAGAAGTCAGCTCTGAAAATCAACTCGTTACCGCTAAGTATGTGGATACGTCGTCCAGTGATACTTTGGATGTGACTGTTTTAAGCGGTCTTTTGACAGCTATTCAGTTAAATAGAAAAGCTGCGGAATATGGATTGACACAACAAGAAACCAAGGAATTAATATCGCCAGCTAATTTAGCAACTGAAACGATCGATTTTGAAAATGGCGAAATAACAAGCAAAGACAGTACTGCTGAGACCATCAAAATGTGGAGCTCCTATATTGTTGGGATCGCAATTTTTATTTTTATTATTAATTATGCAAGCATTATTGGGACAGAAATTGCATCTGAAAAAGGGACACGGATCATGGAAGTTATTTTATCAAGCGTTTCTTCAACTGTTCATTTTTTCGGGAAATTATCAGGTATTTTATTGGTTTGTCTGACACAAATCATTATCTATGTTATTTTGATCTTGATTGCTTATCCTTTTGTGAAAAATATGGAATTTATTCAAGAATTCTTGCAAGGCATTGATCTTGGAGAGTTGTTGAGTAATTTAATTGGCACAACACTTATTTACTTTGTATTAGGGATCATTCTGTATGCTGGATTAGCAGCCTTCTTTGGTTCACTAGTAACTAAAATCGAGGATGTCAATAAAGCTGTTACACCTTTGATTTTCTTGGCAATGATTGGATTTTATGGTGGGTTATTTGCTTTTGCTAGTCCAAATCAACTTATTGTTAAGGTTGGTTCATATATTCCTTTTTTCACACCATTCATTATGCCGTTTAGGGTAGCAAGTGAAACGGTCTCAACTGCTGGAATAGGGATTTCTATCATAGTGATGATTGTGTTCACTATACTATTTACCTTGTTATCGCTAGTTATGTACCGCTCAAATGTGCTAGTCTACTCAGATGCTGGAATGATGAAAACGATGAAAACATCTTGGAGTATTTTAAAAAATGAACGAAAAAAATAAAATCAAAAAAAAACTGGGCTATTTGCATCCCAGTTTTTTTTGCTTCGATCATAATTTATGCCTGGAAGATCTTGAAGGTAAAGCTTGTTCATCTGATTCAGTAAGTTCATCATTCATCAGACCATCTTTTTCATCTCGATTATCATTATGATCATCCAAAATAAAATGAGTCAGTGGTTCTTCAATTGATAAACGGTCTTGTGCATCTGATTGCACGATAAAAGTAATGATTTTTGTTTTCTTATTGACTTCAGTTAGAGCTTCAGTATACAAACTATCTTGCATTTGAATTTGTTCAGCTAGAAATCCAGCTTCTAAATTAAAACTAGACTGTACGTGTTCTAAACGAGCCTGCACAATTTCACCGGACAAAGTATAAATCTGTTTGTTGTGTTGATCCTTACTCAATTTTAGTAGGCCAAAACCGGCTTTATCAAAAAAATGAATAATATCTTGTCTGTTTTTAAGTGGGTATTGTCTAGCCAATTCTTTGCCAGCCCAATATAAAATTTCATGTGTATCTGCTCCTAATAAATTGGGTATCAATATATCTCTGATCAATTCGTATCCAAACAAGGAAGGCATATCATTAAATTTTTCTAGATCCACTTGTTGTTCATTTTTGCTTCTACTCACTTGCTCATTCACCTCTTCTGTCATTGAAGATTTATTATAACGTGATTTGAAACAGAAACCTACACTTTTACAAAAAAATACGATTCAGTGGTTTTTAACAAACGTGGATTGTAAGATTAAGCTATACAAATAAAAAAGCCATTCGTGATACACTCTAATTGTATTTCCAACCATAGAAAACAAGGAGTGATCACAAATGACCTATACCCATATTACCATGGATGAACTAGTGATGATAGAAGCTTATTACCATCAAGGTATTCCAGTTGCTAAAATAGCTGCTTACTTGAATCGTACTCGAACACCGATTAATAATGTTATCAGGTTCTTCAGAGCAGGACATACAGCTTTCGAGTATTACCTACGGTATAAGAAAAACAAGAAGCAGTGTGGACGCGAAAAAGTTGTTTTACCAGAAGAACAACATCTTTATATCAAGGAAAAAGTAGCTGAAGGCTGGACGCCTGATGTCATTATTGGCCGTAAAGAAATGACAATAGACTGTTCCGTACGAACACTTTATAGACAATTTAAAGAAAAAACATTCGATGAAGCTACCCTTCCAATGAAAGGGAAAAGAAAGCCTAACGGACATCAAGAACGTAGAGGTAGACAAGCTTATAAACGAAATATCTCTGAAAGAATAATAGATTATCCAACATTTAAAGAAGAATTTGGTCATATCGAAGGAGATACCATTGTAGGTGTCCGCCACAAAAGTGCGGTCATTACTCTAGTAGAGATTTTATCGAAAGCTATCATTACCTTAAAGCCCAAAGGGCGTAAAGCCTGCGACATTGAGAGTGCTATGAATCAATGGTTCCAATCCATACCAAAAAAATTATTCAAATCCATTACTTTTGATTGCGGTAAGGAGTTCTCCAACTGGAAATCTTTGTGCAACCAGCATGATGTCGCTATCTACTTCGCTGACCCTGGAACGCCTTCACAACGAGCTTTAAACGAGAATTCTAATGGGCTTCTTCGAAAAGATGGATTGCCAAAAGAAATGGATTTCAACGAAGTTGATCAGGCTTTCGTATCGTCTGTTGCACACAAACGGAATATAATTCCAAGAAAGTCATTAAATTACCAAACACCGCTGGAAGTTTTTATGAGTTACATGGATGAAGATATTTTGTATAGCTTAATTTGACAAATCAGAAAATAAAAAAGGGGTATTTAAATATTTATCAAAGTTAATTTACTTAATCCCTTGAATTTAAGTGTAAAAAAAGGGAAAATAAGAAGAGTGTACAAATGAAACTAAATTGAGGTTGTTAAAAATGAAAAAACAAGCGATAGGTTTTATAGATTCAGGAGTTGGTGGTTTAACTGTAGTGAAAGAGGCTATGCGACAACTTCCAAATGAATCCATTTATTATGTAGGAGATACTGCTCGTTGCCCTTATGGCCCAAGACCTGAAGAACAAGTTAGACAGTTCACTTGGGAAATGACGCATTTTTTATTGAATAAGGATATTAAAATGCTCGTAATTGCTTGCAATACTGCTACTGCAGTAGCTTTAGAAGATTTGAAAAAGAAATTAGCTATACCAATCATCGGTGTTATCTTACCCGGAAGCCGTGCTGCCATCAAGGCAACAAAAAATAATCGCATCGGAATCATTGGAACTGAAGGTACGGTAAATAGCGATAAATATAAAAAAATGATTCAATCAAAAGACCTTTTGACATCCGTGAATAGTTTAGCTTGTCCAAAATTTGTCCCTTTGGTTGAAAGTAATGAATACAGAAGTTCGATTGCTAAAAAAATTGTCGCAGAAACTTTGAAACCGATCAAAAATAAAAAAATCGATACATTAATTTTAGGCTGTACTCATTACCCTTTGTTGAGCTCTATAATCCAAAACGTGATGGGAGATTCAGTGACATTGATTGATTCAGGTGCGGAAACGATCAGTGAAGTGAGTACTATTTTAGATTACTTTAATCTTGCAGAATTAAGTGAAAACAAAGAAGTTTCCGAACGAAAATTTTTCACCACAGGATCTACCCACATGTTTAATGATATTGCCTCTCAATGGTTAGGCGATGAGGCATTAGATATTGAACATATTAAGTTAGGAACAGAAAAAATTTAAACTAGAGCTAAAAGCTCGACTAAAAAAGTGAGGTTCAAGTATGCGTGCAGATGGTAGAAAAAATGACGAAAATCGATTGATGACAATAGAAACCAATTATTTGAAAAATCCTGAAGGATCGGTATTAGTTTCTTTCGGTGATACGAAAGTAATTTGTAATGCGACAATTGAAACTAAAGTTCCACGTTTTTTAAAGGGAATGAAAAGCGGCTGGGTCCATGCTGAATACAGTATGCTGCCTAGGGCTACTAATACGCGAAATATTCGTGAAGCAGCTAAAGGTAAACTAAGCGGCCGTACAATGGAAATCCAACGGCTGATTGCTCGTTCATTACGCTCAAGCATCGATTTAGAAGCGTTAGGAGAACGTTCTATCACGGTAGATTGTGACGTGATCCAAGCAGACGGTGGAACGCGTACTGCTAGTGTGACAGGCGCATTTGTAGCTTTGAAATTAGCTATTCAAACATTGTTAGATAGTGGTGAATTGGCACTTAGTCCTATAAAAGAAAATGTAGCCGCTATAAGCGTAGGAATTTTAACGGATGGACAAGCTGTGTTAGATTTAAATTATTTAGAAGATAGTGCAGCAGATGTGGATATGAATTTAGTTATGACTTCTGGCGGACAATTTGTTGAAATTCAAGGTACAGGTGAAGAAGCTACCTTTTCTGCCGATCAACTTTCAGTATTATTAGAATTTGGGAAAAAAGGAATCAAAGAATTGATACAAATACAAAATGACGCTTTTGATCAAGCGGTCGCTTTAAAAAATGAAGAAGTAACGATTCATCCGGCGGTTGCCAAAGATGAAATTTTAATTGCGACAAATAATGTTGGCAAAGCAAAAGAATTCGAAGCGTTGTTTGCTGAAAAAGGATTCAAGGTGAAAACATTGCGTGATTTCCCAGAGATTCCTGAAGTTGAGGAAACAGGAATTACATTTAAAGAAAATGCACTATTAAAAGCAGAAACGATTGCCCATACACTCAATATGGTAGTGCTAGCTGATGATTCAGGATTGAAAGTTGATGCACTAGATGGTGCACCAGGAGTGTTTTCTGCTCGTTATGCTGGGGAATTTAAAAGTGATGCCGCGAATAATGCAAAATTATTGCATGAATTAACAGATATACCCAAAGAAAAGCGGACTGCTCAATTTCATTGTACTCTTGCACTTGCTTTGCCAGGGAAAGACAGCTTGGTTGTTGAAGGCGAAGTAGAAGGATCCATCTTGACCATTCCTAAAGGGGAAAATGGTTTTGGCTATGATCCGTTATTTTTTGTTGAAAGTAAAGGCAAAACAATGGCCGAGTTGTCTCAAGAAGATAAAAATACTTTAAGTCATCGTGCAGTAGCATTAGAAAAATTAGATGAAGTATGGGATGAATGGATAAACCGTTAACATAATGCATCATTAATGGGGGTAAAGCATGAAAGTATTAGTTATAAGCGATAGTCATGGGGATCGGGAGATTTTAGTTGAACTCGTTGAACGCTATAAGGATAAAGTGGATCAAATCTTTCATTGCGGTGATTCCGAATTGGAAGCAACAGATCCAATTTGGGATTCAGTGATGGCAGTTAGAGGGAATATGGATTTTACTGATGAGTATAAGTTGACACAAATCGCTGATGTAAAAAATGAACGCATATTTATGGCTCATGGGCATCGATTTAATGTTAATCATGGCATGCAAGAGTTAGTTTATGCAGCCCAAGCAGAAAATGCAGATTATGCATTTTTTGGGCATACTCATCAAGCTAAATCTGAAAAAATAAACAATATAGTAGTATTGAATCCTGGCAGTATTTCAGAGCCGAGGGGTCACTATCAAGTTCCAACTTACGCCATTGTCGAGAGCGATGAGCACCAAATAGCGGTTACTTATTACAATAGAGCACATAAATCCATGGATGAGTTAAACAGTCATTTTTCTAAAAATAAGTAAACAAAAAGCTTTTTAAATTGGCTTATCATTTTTTATTTATTTCCATTGAGTTACTACTCTTTAACGAACTTTTAACGTAGAATAGTACTTGGATCTAGTAATCTAAAGAAAGGAAATGAAGATAATGATTGGGAAAGAAATTGGTAAGATGTTACTGGAAAATAAAGAGAATCTTTTGATTCCAGCTGACAGAGTAGCCCATGTTCAAATGAATAATCGATTGAATCATGCATTATTAGTTCTTACAAAAATAGGGTATTCAGTTATTCCGGTTCTAGATAATAATTATAAAATTAGAGGCCTTATTTCTATGCCCATGATTATTGAAGCGATAACAGGATTAGAAGATATCAACTTTGATAAATTAGGTGATATAGTGGTTTCAGATGTGATGAACACTGATTTTGCTGTGGTAAACGACCCTTATGATCTAGAAGAAGTTCTTCATTTATTAGTGAATCATGCATTTATATGTGTAGCAAGTGACGATGGCAGTTTTATTGGGATCATCACGAGAAGTGAAATCTTAAAAGGAACGAATCGAATTGCCCACGAGTTTGAAAATAAATATGATGTGATCCGAAAAACAGAACATTTGCATTGAAAAGTTACTAATTAGAAAAGGATGATGAAAATGAATGCTAATGAAATTATTGAATTTATAGCTAAAAGTGAAAAAAAAACACCAGTAAAAGTTTATTTAAAGGGTAAATTAGATCAACTAAATTTTCCTGAAACCATCAAAAATTTCACAACTGATGAAGTAGGCACTATTTTTGGTGAATGGAGTGTGATCGAACCTTTCTTAGAAGAGAATAAGGAATGGATCGAAGATAAAGTAATTGAGAATGATCGCCGTAATTCTGCTATTCCATTAGTAGATATGAAAAAATTTAAAGCCCGAATTGAGCCAGGTGCTTTTATACGGGATCAAGTCGAAATAGGTGATTCAGCCGTGATCATGATGGGCGCTGTAATTAATATTGGTGCAATCATCGGTGAAAAAACAATGATCGATATGGGTGCTGTATTAGGCGGGAGAGCAATAGTTGGGAAAAACTGTCATATAGGTGCAGGCACAGTATTAGCAGGTGTAGTCGAACCTGCTAGTGCTCAACCCGTTATTGTAGAAGATAATGTTTTGATCGGAGCTAATGCAGTTGTATTAGAGGGTGTTCGAATTGGAGAAGGTGCCATTGTTGCAGCAGGTGCTATTGTTATCCAAGATGTTGAACCTTATACCGTTGTAGCTGGAACACCGGCAAAAAAGATCAAAAACGTTGACGAAAAAACAAAAAGTAAAACAGGTTTAATTGACGCTTTACGCGAACTATAAATATAAAAAAGATAAAATCAAAAGAGCATGAAACAGTATAGGAGAAATCTCATTCTGCTTCATCTCTTTTTTTAGAAGAGAGTGAAGAAAATGACACAAGAGAACCCTTTTATCCAAATGCGAAGAGAATTGCATTTGATTCCTGAAATTGGTTTAGAAGAGTACAAAACGCATGATTATCTAATGTCTAAAATCAAAGAGTTGCCACAGGAAAATTTAAAGATAAAAACATGGGAAACAGCTATTGTAGTCCGTGTAAAAGGCAGTGTTGGGGAAAAAACGATTGGTTGGAGAACCGATATAGATGGTTTGCCAGTAATAGAAGAAACAGACTTACCTTTTCGATCTACTCACGAGGGAAGAATGCATGCTTGTGGTCATGATGTACACATGTCGATTGCATTAGGATTATTAACGTATTTTAGTTCTCATCAAACAGTAGATGATTTAGTGTTTATTTTTCAACCAGCTGAAGAGAATGTGAGCGGAGCAAAAATCATTTATGATAGTGGTTTTTTAAATGATTATATGCCAGACGAAATTTATGCACTGCATGTGAAACCGGATTTACCAGTTGGAACTTTAGGAACAAAAGTAGGAACGTTATTTGCTGGCACATGTGCGATCAATGTAGAATTTCGCGGTACAGGCGGACACGCTGCATACCCGCATGAATCGAATGATATGATAGTAGCTGCAAGTCAATTTATCAATCAAATTCAAACGATCATTAGTCGAAGTGTTAACCCAATGGAAGGCACAGTGATTACTTTAGGAACAATGCATGCTGGAACAGCTGGAAATATTATTAGTGGATATGCTAGCCTTACTGGGACTATAAGAACATTAACCTCTGAGATGAGTAAGTTGACCCAACAAAGAGTAAGAGATATTGTTAAAGGGATCGAGTTGTCTTATAATTGCAAAATTTATTTAGATTTAGACCAAGGTGGTTATTACCCTGTAGTCAACAACGAAGTAGAAACGCTAGCCTTTATTGATTATATGACAAAAAAAAAAGGTATCGAATACAAAGATATGGAAACAGAAATGACAGGTGAAGATTTTGGCTATTATTTAGACAAAATTCCTGGCACGATGTTTTGGTTAGGTGTCGATTGTCCTTATGGTTTGCATCACCCTAAAATGACACCAAATGAAAAAGCTATTCCCTTTGCTATTGAACATGTAGGTGATTTTTTAGAAAAAAAAGCTAACAAACTATTGTAAAATAATCAAAAAGTTCCTAGTTTAAATCAATTGATTTAAACTG
This genomic window contains:
- a CDS encoding general stress protein, producing the protein MVKKFKGAYQSVEEAAAQVEHLIIEGYQPEDITVVTHKENKGTIESLTIAEVDPILNKQNKSVWDRARDTFSESEVENPLKKYKLDFGITERYNKTIKHGGYVIITEETEANQVDHHPRNRSIKDKDDPTLPTIGEVSASVKGKIPTGSNKGPSIEGIPLKESDGTFGGNHPIDNPSMPRAPGTDLQRDIQVDK
- a CDS encoding DUF4162 domain-containing protein, producing METLVSSDELKKMPGVLKVETTKDGLKVLDLEHPEDGKAIFGKVTKNGYITTFSQQPPTIEEIFKMKAGEPIE
- a CDS encoding ABC transporter permease → MNLLNKFWVIVSDVYKKNVKSFSFLTMVLSPIVMLLIIGGVVYFIDQTENDTPEIAILTTDQEVQTLLATEENQFTINKEITTKEAAEEAMKQEELDGYLEVSSENQLVTAKYVDTSSSDTLDVTVLSGLLTAIQLNRKAAEYGLTQQETKELISPANLATETIDFENGEITSKDSTAETIKMWSSYIVGIAIFIFIINYASIIGTEIASEKGTRIMEVILSSVSSTVHFFGKLSGILLVCLTQIIIYVILILIAYPFVKNMEFIQEFLQGIDLGELLSNLIGTTLIYFVLGIILYAGLAAFFGSLVTKIEDVNKAVTPLIFLAMIGFYGGLFAFASPNQLIVKVGSYIPFFTPFIMPFRVASETVSTAGIGISIIVMIVFTILFTLLSLVMYRSNVLVYSDAGMMKTMKTSWSILKNERKK
- a CDS encoding YslB family protein; this translates as MSRSKNEQQVDLEKFNDMPSLFGYELIRDILIPNLLGADTHEILYWAGKELARQYPLKNRQDIIHFFDKAGFGLLKLSKDQHNKQIYTLSGEIVQARLEHVQSSFNLEAGFLAEQIQMQDSLYTEALTEVNKKTKIITFIVQSDAQDRLSIEEPLTHFILDDHNDNRDEKDGLMNDELTESDEQALPSRSSRHKL
- a CDS encoding IS30 family transposase, which gives rise to MTYTHITMDELVMIEAYYHQGIPVAKIAAYLNRTRTPINNVIRFFRAGHTAFEYYLRYKKNKKQCGREKVVLPEEQHLYIKEKVAEGWTPDVIIGRKEMTIDCSVRTLYRQFKEKTFDEATLPMKGKRKPNGHQERRGRQAYKRNISERIIDYPTFKEEFGHIEGDTIVGVRHKSAVITLVEILSKAIITLKPKGRKACDIESAMNQWFQSIPKKLFKSITFDCGKEFSNWKSLCNQHDVAIYFADPGTPSQRALNENSNGLLRKDGLPKEMDFNEVDQAFVSSVAHKRNIIPRKSLNYQTPLEVFMSYMDEDILYSLI
- the racE gene encoding glutamate racemase; translated protein: MKKQAIGFIDSGVGGLTVVKEAMRQLPNESIYYVGDTARCPYGPRPEEQVRQFTWEMTHFLLNKDIKMLVIACNTATAVALEDLKKKLAIPIIGVILPGSRAAIKATKNNRIGIIGTEGTVNSDKYKKMIQSKDLLTSVNSLACPKFVPLVESNEYRSSIAKKIVAETLKPIKNKKIDTLILGCTHYPLLSSIIQNVMGDSVTLIDSGAETISEVSTILDYFNLAELSENKEVSERKFFTTGSTHMFNDIASQWLGDEALDIEHIKLGTEKI
- the rph gene encoding ribonuclease PH: MRADGRKNDENRLMTIETNYLKNPEGSVLVSFGDTKVICNATIETKVPRFLKGMKSGWVHAEYSMLPRATNTRNIREAAKGKLSGRTMEIQRLIARSLRSSIDLEALGERSITVDCDVIQADGGTRTASVTGAFVALKLAIQTLLDSGELALSPIKENVAAISVGILTDGQAVLDLNYLEDSAADVDMNLVMTSGGQFVEIQGTGEEATFSADQLSVLLEFGKKGIKELIQIQNDAFDQAVALKNEEVTIHPAVAKDEILIATNNVGKAKEFEALFAEKGFKVKTLRDFPEIPEVEETGITFKENALLKAETIAHTLNMVVLADDSGLKVDALDGAPGVFSARYAGEFKSDAANNAKLLHELTDIPKEKRTAQFHCTLALALPGKDSLVVEGEVEGSILTIPKGENGFGYDPLFFVESKGKTMAELSQEDKNTLSHRAVALEKLDEVWDEWINR
- a CDS encoding metallophosphoesterase, with product MKVLVISDSHGDREILVELVERYKDKVDQIFHCGDSELEATDPIWDSVMAVRGNMDFTDEYKLTQIADVKNERIFMAHGHRFNVNHGMQELVYAAQAENADYAFFGHTHQAKSEKINNIVVLNPGSISEPRGHYQVPTYAIVESDEHQIAVTYYNRAHKSMDELNSHFSKNK
- the cbpB gene encoding cyclic-di-AMP-binding protein CbpB yields the protein MIGKEIGKMLLENKENLLIPADRVAHVQMNNRLNHALLVLTKIGYSVIPVLDNNYKIRGLISMPMIIEAITGLEDINFDKLGDIVVSDVMNTDFAVVNDPYDLEEVLHLLVNHAFICVASDDGSFIGIITRSEILKGTNRIAHEFENKYDVIRKTEHLH
- the dapD gene encoding 2,3,4,5-tetrahydropyridine-2,6-dicarboxylate N-acetyltransferase; protein product: MNANEIIEFIAKSEKKTPVKVYLKGKLDQLNFPETIKNFTTDEVGTIFGEWSVIEPFLEENKEWIEDKVIENDRRNSAIPLVDMKKFKARIEPGAFIRDQVEIGDSAVIMMGAVINIGAIIGEKTMIDMGAVLGGRAIVGKNCHIGAGTVLAGVVEPASAQPVIVEDNVLIGANAVVLEGVRIGEGAIVAAGAIVIQDVEPYTVVAGTPAKKIKNVDEKTKSKTGLIDALREL
- a CDS encoding N-acetyldiaminopimelate deacetylase, producing MTQENPFIQMRRELHLIPEIGLEEYKTHDYLMSKIKELPQENLKIKTWETAIVVRVKGSVGEKTIGWRTDIDGLPVIEETDLPFRSTHEGRMHACGHDVHMSIALGLLTYFSSHQTVDDLVFIFQPAEENVSGAKIIYDSGFLNDYMPDEIYALHVKPDLPVGTLGTKVGTLFAGTCAINVEFRGTGGHAAYPHESNDMIVAASQFINQIQTIISRSVNPMEGTVITLGTMHAGTAGNIISGYASLTGTIRTLTSEMSKLTQQRVRDIVKGIELSYNCKIYLDLDQGGYYPVVNNEVETLAFIDYMTKKKGIEYKDMETEMTGEDFGYYLDKIPGTMFWLGVDCPYGLHHPKMTPNEKAIPFAIEHVGDFLEKKANKLL